The Pseudomonas viciae genomic interval CCTCAAGTGAACAACATTGCACTGACAACAAGCTTTTTGTTCAGAACCCCGTTGATTTGCGCCAGACGCCTCGCGTCGCTACAGTCGGTTCTATCTCCCTGGCCCACGGATGGAGCGACACATGTTTATAGATCTGAAACCCAATCTTCATCGCCTGTCAGCTGTTTCGCTGTTGGCTGTCGCTCTGACGCTCACTGCCTGTAAGGCTCCACCCTCCTCCTCCACCACACCGGCACTGCCCGCCCCACCGGAAATCGCGGCCGGCTACCGCGCCGATCTACAGTCCCGCCACGCCGACAAGCACATGGCCGCCGCGGCCAACCCGTTGGCGGCTGAGGCCGGGCGGGAGATGTTGCGACGTGGCGGTTCAGCCATCGACGCAGCCATTGCGATGCAGGCGGTGCTGACCCTGGTGGAGCCGCAATCCTCTGGCATCGGCGGGGGGGCGTTCATTGTGTTGTGGGACGGCAAGGCTGTGCGCACCTATGACGGTCGCGAAACGGCACCGGCTGGCTCCACCGAAAGACTTTTCCTGCAGGCTGACGGCAAACCCATGCCGTTTACTGCCGCACAGATCGGCGGTCGTTCCGTGGGTACACCGGGGGTGTTGCGCGGACTGGAACTGGCCCATCGCAAACATGGCCGTCTCGAATGGGCGACGCTGTTCGAGCCGGCCATCGCGCTGGCGGAGCAGGGCTTCGCGATCTCTCCCAGGCTGCATGCCTTGATCGCGTCCGACCCGTCGTTGCCGGGCTCGCCAGACATGGCGGCCTACTTCCTCAATGCCGATGGCAGCCCAAAGGCGGTCGGCACCGTGCTGAAAAACCCGGCATTGGCCGGCGTGCTCAAGCGCATCGCCCACGAAGGTCCCGATGCCTTGTACAAAGGGCCGGTTGCCGAGGAGATCGTCGCCAAGGTGCAGGGCCACGCCAACCCCGGCAGTCTTTCGCTGGCGGACCTCCAGGGCTACACCGCACGGGAGCGGCCAGCGCTATGCACCGACTACAAGCGCTGGCAAATCTGCGGCATGCCACCACCGTCTTCGGGCGGGGTTGCCGTGGCGCAGATCCTCGGGACGTTGCAGGCCCTCGAACAGCACGACAGCAACGCGGCCCTTGCGCCCTTGAAGCCCCTCAAGACCGCTAAACCCGCCGGCATTGAACCCGCCCCCGAAGCGGTGCACCTGATCGCCGAAGCCGAGCGCCTGGCCTATGCCGACCGCGCCCAATACATTGCCGATCCAAATTTTGTAGCCGTGCCGCTCAAAGGCCTGGTCGATCAGGGTTACCTTGCCAGCCGCGCCAGCCTGATCGGCCCTCGCAGCATGGGTGTCGCCAAGCCCGGCACACCACCGGGCATCCAGGTGGCCTATGCCCCGGACCGTTCACCCCTGCGTATTTCCACCTCGCAAGTGGTGGCCGTGGATGACCAGGGTGGCGCGGTGTCCATGACCACGACGGTGGAATCGGCGTTCGGCTCACACTTGATGGTCCAGGGCTTCATGCTCAATAACCAGATGACCGACTTCTCGTTCATCCCCGAAGAGAATGGGCAAAAAGTCGCCAACCGCGTCGAGCCTGGCAAACGCCCACGTTCGTCCATGGCACCGACGCTGATCTTCGATCATCAGGGTAGACTCCTGGCCGCTGTCGGCTCCCCCGGCGGCTCGCAAATCATCGAATACGTCGCCAAGTC includes:
- the ggt gene encoding gamma-glutamyltransferase, which encodes MFIDLKPNLHRLSAVSLLAVALTLTACKAPPSSSTTPALPAPPEIAAGYRADLQSRHADKHMAAAANPLAAEAGREMLRRGGSAIDAAIAMQAVLTLVEPQSSGIGGGAFIVLWDGKAVRTYDGRETAPAGSTERLFLQADGKPMPFTAAQIGGRSVGTPGVLRGLELAHRKHGRLEWATLFEPAIALAEQGFAISPRLHALIASDPSLPGSPDMAAYFLNADGSPKAVGTVLKNPALAGVLKRIAHEGPDALYKGPVAEEIVAKVQGHANPGSLSLADLQGYTARERPALCTDYKRWQICGMPPPSSGGVAVAQILGTLQALEQHDSNAALAPLKPLKTAKPAGIEPAPEAVHLIAEAERLAYADRAQYIADPNFVAVPLKGLVDQGYLASRASLIGPRSMGVAKPGTPPGIQVAYAPDRSPLRISTSQVVAVDDQGGAVSMTTTVESAFGSHLMVQGFMLNNQMTDFSFIPEENGQKVANRVEPGKRPRSSMAPTLIFDHQGRLLAAVGSPGGSQIIEYVAKSVIGLLDWGLDPQTAINLPNFGSRNGPTELEQGQFSPALIQALKDKGHTVSEIDMNSGTQAIVRVRDGQGKVSLAGGADPRREGQALGD